Genomic segment of Chrysiogenia bacterium:
TCTCGGAGAACGGCGTGTTCATTCACACCGCCCAGCCGGCCCTTGAGGGAACCGAAGTCTTCATGCACATCAACCTGGGCCCCGGCGAGCCGACCATCAAGGCCGTCGGCGTGGTCCGGCGCTCCCTCCCCGCCGGCGTCGATTCGCCGGGTATGGGCGTGGAGTTCCTTGCGCTCTACGGAATCGACAAGAAAGCACTGATCCAGTTTCTTCAGGTGAGCCTGGGGCGCGAGATCAGTGAGGACGCCTTCGGCGAGGTTGGCACCGACCACATGCTCAAGTTCGTATTCGAGCCCGAAGACGACCAGGGTTACAGCGGCACCCTGCCCGAAGCGCCACTCGAGCTCGCGCCGGATCTGAGCCCGCGCCCCCCGCGCGGGCCCTACGGCAGCTCGCGCGTCCAGAATCTCAATCAGCCCGATCCGCGATTTGTTCCCACGCCCAGCCGCCTGGAACGCGAGGTCACCCGCAATCCCCGCGCTGCAATGAGCGAACAGGACAAACACAATCTGGCCGAACTGCGCAAGCTCGAAAAGCGCGGCTTCGGCTGGTACATTGGCCAACTGATCAAGTGGGGCCTGCTCCTGGCCGCGATCACCGGTGCAGCCTGGTGGGTTTCCGGCCATCCCGAGCTGACGCAACGGCTTCACAAGCTTCTGGGTCGCGGCTGACGCCCGCCCTCCCTGATGAGAGACCAACCGTGATCGACGACGAAGAACAACTCCCGCCAGGCATCACTCCTGAAATGCTCGCGCATTTCCGCAACCTCATCAGCATGGACAAGGAGTGCAACTGGTTCTACGACGGTCGTCCGATCCTGCATGCCAAAACACTCAAGGTTCTCAACGAGAGCATGAGCCGCAACGATGAAGGAAAGCTCATCGTCACCATCGGCAACGCGTGGAGTTACGTCCACTGCGAAGATGCGCCCTACGGAGTGCGTGCGGTTCGCGATGTTGTGGAAGGCGGCGCTCTCGTCGGTCTCGACCTCATTCTCACCGACCAAAGCACCGAGCGTCTCGATCCGGCCACTCTCGCAGTGGGCGAAGGCAACGTACTTTACTGCCGGGTAAAAAATGGGAAAGAAGAAGCACGCTTTTTCCGGCCGGCCTACTACCAGCTCACACAACACCTCGACGAGAAAGATGGCGAGATCGTCCTGCGCCTCGGCGCAAATTCATCGCCCTTCGGCAAGCGGGAGAAACCCGTCCAGTGAGCGCCGAAGAGGCCGACCGCCTCCTTCGTTACGCGCACAGCGCCCCGGCCCCCGTTTCGCGCCAGGAGTTCCTTGCCGCCCTTGAACAGGCTGATCCCGAAACCACTGCGGGTGGCGAGACCCTCTGGCGCGTCGGCGGGTTCCTGCTCGCGCGCGTGCGTCCCCACGGGTCCATCGTGTTCTACGATCCGGCCAGCTCCCCCGGCGGCACGCCCCGCCGGCTGTGCGCGCTCGATCCCGGCGGCGAAGTCATCGAGTGGAACCGCTGGTCGGACACGCGCGGGCTCATCGATGCCCGGCTGCGCCTTCCCAATGGCCGCTGGCTGCGCCTTGTTCCGGGTGAGGGAGAGCCGCGAATCTGGCAGCGCGCCGACCGCATCGACATCGGCGAGTCGCGAACCGGCGAGCAGTGGCAAACCCTCACGAGCCAGGAAGCCATCGACTACGAAGCGATCGATCACATTCCTGCCGCGTGGGAGCCAAACAAGCTCACCGGCGGGGGCGGCAGCATTCTGCTCAATTTTCTCGCGCAACTTCTGATCGATCAGGGCATGAGTGCTGTCCGCTACCGCGGGCGCTATCCCACCGGGCATCTCTTCGATGCCTTGCAGGAGAGCTTTGCACCCGTCCCCGGCAACGACGAGAGCCTACAGGAACTGCGCGCGCGTTTTTGCGCGCAGGCAGAAGGCATTGCCTTCGGGGAAGCAGACGCCTCCCCGGAGATCGCATTCGCGCCGAAACCCTTCGAGCTGTGCACCCTTGAAGACGGCAGCGCCGTCTTTCTTCGCGGAGGGCCCGAGAAGATTTTTGCTTTTGGTACCAACTACGCGCTCGTTCTTCCAGAAAGCACGCGACAGAGCGGTGCGCGACGCATCTGGAAGCGGCCCGATTCAAAAAAATGGGAATTCGGCCTTCTGATTCTGGGAGCGCCGATTGAAGTGCACGGGCGCCTCGATCTTTTCGAGCAGGCGATCGATGCGCTGGCCCCCTCGCAAAAATCCGGTGAACGCTTCGTTCCAGCAGAGCTCTACTGGCGCGACGGTCTGTTGCTTTGCGCCTTCGCCCAGGCCCCGGCGGCACTGGGAGCCTCACTGCTGGAGCTCATGGACGAGGTTCATGTGGGCTTTCGCCCCCTGCCCCGTGACCTTGCCCGGCTGGCCGGTATCCACGTTCTCATTCGGGAAGGTCTGCACGATCTATTTATTGCGCGGGCGGCGGGCCGGCCCGGCAACGAACAGATTGAGCTGGCCCTAATGCTCGTGCGCGAGGTAGCGGGCTCCCTGACCCCCGCGCTGCTCGGCCTCTCCCAACGACGCCTCGAAGAGGCCGGCGCCGAAGAGCGCGCCCGCCTGCTCTCCCCCGATGCCCTCGAGAGCGCCCGCGCCGAAATCCAGCGGCGCGCGACCGCGCTCCCCGAGCTGCTCAAGGCCATCGTTTCCGGCAGCGCTCTTCGCTGATTTCCCGCCCCTTCAACCACGGGGCCGCCCCCCTCCCCTGCGGAGCGGCAAGACGCTAGAGTGTTTCCCATGCTCAGTGAGCCAACGGTTGCCAGAGTCCTCAAGGCCGCGCTCTCGCGCGGCGGCGATTTTGCCGAGGTCTATTGCGAGGCATCCACCGGGACGCGCATTCTCCTTGAGGACGGGCGTCTTGAAGACGTGGTCTGCGGCCAGGACGCCGGCGTGGGCTTGCGGCTCGTTCGCGAGGGGCGCGAGGTCTACGGCTACTCCAACGATTTTTCCGAAACCGCGCTGCTCGAAGTCGCGCGTTTCCTGGCCGGCGCGGCCAATGGTGCGGCGGGCCGCCAACGATTCTCGTTCAAGAAAAAACGCGGCGCCCCGATGCAACGGGTCCTCAAGAAACCCGCCCGCATCTCGCTCGATGAAAAAGTCTCCTACTTAGAGCGCGGCAACGCCCGCGCGCGCTCGGTTCCCGACATTCGGCAGGTAACCGTGAGTCTTCGCGACAACGAGGGCGATGTACTCATCGCCAATTCCGAGGGACTCTGGGCCGAGGATCACCGCACGTATCTGACTTACAGCGTGCACGTCGTCGCAGAGCGCGGCGATACCGTCGAGACGGGCTATGAGCCCGTCGGTGGCACACTTGGTTATGAAATTCTCGAAGGCGAGCAGGTCGAGCACGTCGCGCGCGTGGCGGCCGATCGCGCACGCATGCTGTTGCGCGCGCCCAAGGCGCGCGGCGGGCCCATGACGGTGGTGCTCTCGAGCAGCGCCGGCGGCACGATGATTCATGAAGCCGTCGGACACGGCCTCGAAGCCGACCTCGCGCAGGAGGAGCTATCCGTCTACGCCGACAAGCTCGGTGAGCGCATTGCCTCCCCGCTCGTCACGGTGATCGACGATGCCACCCTGGGCGGTAAGCGTGGTTCGTATCGCTTCGACGACGAAGGCGTTCCCGGCCAGCGCACCGTGCTGGTCGAAAACGGCATTCTGAAGCGTTTCATGGAGTCGCGCATCACTGCCGGCAAGGACGGCGCGCGCCCCACCGGCAACGGGCGCCGCGAGTCCTACGAGCACCTGCCCATTGTGCGCATGAGCAACACCATGATCGCGCCGGGCTCGGACGATCCCGGTGACATCATCTCCAGCGTACACCGCGGCCTGCTCGTTACCCAGATGGGTGGCGGCCAGGTGAACACCGTCAACGGCGACTTTGTTTTTGAAGTCTCCGAGGGCTTCATCATCGAACGCGGCCAGATCGGCCACGCAGTGCGCGGCGCAACACTCACAGGCAACGGCCCCAAGATTCTCATGGAGATCGACCGCGTGGGCAGCGATCTGGGGTTCGGCATCGGAACCTGCGGCAAGGAAGGCCAGGGCGTTCCCGTCGCCGATGCCCAGCCCACGATTCGCATTCCCGAAATCGTGGTGGGCGGCCAGCACTAGTTACCAGCCGCGATCAGGTGGCGGGCGCCTGGGTTCTCCGCGCCCGTGGGCAAAGGGTCCGGCAAGAATGAATCCCGCGGCAAATCCGCCCAGGTGTGCGCCATAGGCAACGCCGCCACCCTGCTGTCCGGCGGCAACCATCGCCTGCCACTGAAGCTGCCCCAGAAGCTGCATTGCCAGCCAAAAGAAGATAAACACTGCGGCGGGAAGCCGCACAAAAAACGCCGTGATAAAGAGCGGAATGACCGCGCGTACCCGGTGGCGCGGGTAGAAGCGCAAGTAGGCGGCCAGCACCCCCGCAATCGCGCCGCTGGCCCCGACGAGCGGAACAGTGGCCTCATGGGCGATGAGCGCATGGGTGAGCGTAGCGATTACGCCGCACACCAGATAGAACGTGATGAAGCGTCCGTGTCCCAAGTGATCTTCGACATTGTCGCCAAAGATCCAGAGAAACCACATGTTGCCCAAGATGTGAAGAAACCCGCCGTGTAACCACATGGAGGAGAAAAGGCCGACATAGTGCGGCGGCATTCCGCCGCCGGGGTTCTTCCAGAGCGCCGCGGGAATGAGTCCCCACCGCATAATCCAGTGTTCGAAACCCTCTGGGGTGAAGATACTGTAGAGAAAAGCCGCGACATTGAGCGCAATGAATACATAAATCAGCACCGGCGTGGTGCGGGTCGGGTTCTCGTCGCGGTAGGGGATCACGGATTACAGGGGAAACGGATCATCGGCAGGGGATGACATCACCCACGCGCGCGGCAAGGCTTTGGGCCTTCCGAATGAGGTCGGCCTTCTCCGAGAGCACGCGGTCGGAGAGCAGCACCCGACCGGTGGAGAGATCGCTCACCACGATGCTGAAGACGTAGACTGCGCCGGCGCGGGTGAGTTCGCCACGCACCAGCACGTCGGCCTGCACCTCGCGCGCCACGTTGATCTGGCAGGCCTCGGCCACGCAGCCCTGGCTCATTCCCATGCGGCGGGCGGCATCGGAGATCGCCTCGCCGGGAACCAGCCGGGCGCAGGAAGCCTTCTTCGCGTTCTGGCCAAAGAGATCGGTGAGTTGCGCGGCGATGTCGGCATCGGCGCTGGTCACCGCGATGAAGGGGTGCACCAGGACCTTGCGTGTCCC
This window contains:
- a CDS encoding PilZ domain-containing protein, which codes for MSDDGSERRRDTRLQARLAVRYKVGRKIVNGVSTDLSENGVFIHTAQPALEGTEVFMHINLGPGEPTIKAVGVVRRSLPAGVDSPGMGVEFLALYGIDKKALIQFLQVSLGREISEDAFGEVGTDHMLKFVFEPEDDQGYSGTLPEAPLELAPDLSPRPPRGPYGSSRVQNLNQPDPRFVPTPSRLEREVTRNPRAAMSEQDKHNLAELRKLEKRGFGWYIGQLIKWGLLLAAITGAAWWVSGHPELTQRLHKLLGRG
- a CDS encoding TldD/PmbA family protein, giving the protein MLSEPTVARVLKAALSRGGDFAEVYCEASTGTRILLEDGRLEDVVCGQDAGVGLRLVREGREVYGYSNDFSETALLEVARFLAGAANGAAGRQRFSFKKKRGAPMQRVLKKPARISLDEKVSYLERGNARARSVPDIRQVTVSLRDNEGDVLIANSEGLWAEDHRTYLTYSVHVVAERGDTVETGYEPVGGTLGYEILEGEQVEHVARVAADRARMLLRAPKARGGPMTVVLSSSAGGTMIHEAVGHGLEADLAQEELSVYADKLGERIASPLVTVIDDATLGGKRGSYRFDDEGVPGQRTVLVENGILKRFMESRITAGKDGARPTGNGRRESYEHLPIVRMSNTMIAPGSDDPGDIISSVHRGLLVTQMGGGQVNTVNGDFVFEVSEGFIIERGQIGHAVRGATLTGNGPKILMEIDRVGSDLGFGIGTCGKEGQGVPVADAQPTIRIPEIVVGGQH
- a CDS encoding rhomboid family intramembrane serine protease; protein product: MIPYRDENPTRTTPVLIYVFIALNVAAFLYSIFTPEGFEHWIMRWGLIPAALWKNPGGGMPPHYVGLFSSMWLHGGFLHILGNMWFLWIFGDNVEDHLGHGRFITFYLVCGVIATLTHALIAHEATVPLVGASGAIAGVLAAYLRFYPRHRVRAVIPLFITAFFVRLPAAVFIFFWLAMQLLGQLQWQAMVAAGQQGGGVAYGAHLGGFAAGFILAGPFAHGRGEPRRPPPDRGW
- a CDS encoding DUF1285 domain-containing protein is translated as MIDDEEQLPPGITPEMLAHFRNLISMDKECNWFYDGRPILHAKTLKVLNESMSRNDEGKLIVTIGNAWSYVHCEDAPYGVRAVRDVVEGGALVGLDLILTDQSTERLDPATLAVGEGNVLYCRVKNGKEEARFFRPAYYQLTQHLDEKDGEIVLRLGANSSPFGKREKPVQ